Proteins found in one Polyangia bacterium genomic segment:
- a CDS encoding LL-diaminopimelate aminotransferase, with protein sequence MAKINSHYQKLQASYLFSEIAKRVRAFSAANPAAKIIRLGIGDVVLPLPPPITDALKAAADEMGRGESFRGYGPEQGYDFLRNAIAADYTRQGAAVAADEIFVSDGSKCDAGNIQELFSVDNVVAITDPVYPVYVDTNVMAGRTDAADAQGRYGRLVYLPTNAENGFDPPLPEARVDLIYLCSPNNPTGTVLPRASLARWVEYARAHEAVILFDAAYEAFIREPGLLHSIYELPGARQVAVEFRSLSKTAGFTGIRCAYAVIPKELKARNDRGELVPLHTLWNRRHTTKFNGVSYPIQKAAEATFLPAGRAAIEANIAHYMDNARIIREGLSKAGYAVYGGVNAPYIWLKVPASETSWAFFDRLLGEANVVGTPGSGFGSGGEGYFRLSAFGLRENVEEAIARIQAKLPA encoded by the coding sequence ATGGCCAAGATCAATTCCCACTATCAAAAGCTGCAGGCGTCCTATCTCTTCTCCGAGATCGCCAAGCGCGTCCGGGCGTTCTCTGCCGCCAACCCGGCGGCGAAGATCATTCGCCTCGGCATCGGCGACGTGGTGCTGCCCTTGCCGCCGCCGATCACCGACGCCCTCAAGGCCGCCGCCGACGAGATGGGACGCGGTGAATCGTTCAGAGGCTATGGCCCCGAGCAAGGATATGACTTCTTGCGCAACGCCATCGCCGCCGACTACACCCGTCAGGGCGCCGCGGTGGCGGCCGACGAGATCTTCGTCTCCGACGGATCAAAGTGCGACGCCGGCAACATTCAGGAGCTCTTCTCCGTCGACAACGTCGTGGCCATCACCGACCCGGTGTATCCGGTCTACGTCGACACCAACGTGATGGCCGGCCGCACCGACGCCGCCGACGCCCAGGGCCGTTACGGCCGGCTGGTCTATCTGCCTACCAACGCCGAGAACGGTTTTGATCCGCCGCTGCCCGAGGCCCGCGTCGATCTGATCTACCTCTGCTCACCCAACAATCCGACCGGCACCGTGCTGCCGCGGGCGTCCTTGGCCCGCTGGGTGGAATACGCCCGGGCTCACGAAGCGGTGATCCTTTTCGACGCCGCCTACGAAGCCTTCATCCGCGAGCCTGGCCTTTTACATAGTATTTACGAACTACCCGGCGCCCGTCAGGTGGCGGTCGAATTTCGCAGCCTGTCCAAGACGGCCGGCTTCACCGGCATCCGCTGCGCCTACGCGGTGATCCCCAAAGAACTCAAGGCGCGCAACGACAGGGGCGAGCTGGTGCCGCTGCACACCCTGTGGAACCGCCGCCACACCACCAAGTTCAACGGCGTCAGCTATCCGATCCAAAAAGCCGCCGAGGCGACCTTCCTGCCCGCCGGTCGGGCGGCCATCGAAGCGAACATCGCCCACTATATGGACAACGCTCGCATCATCCGCGAAGGCCTGAGCAAAGCCGGGTATGCCGTCTACGGCGGCGTGAACGCGCCGTACATCTGGTTGAAGGTGCCGGCGAGCGAGACGTCGTGGGCGTTCTTTGATCGTCTGCTCGGTGAAGCCAACGTGGTCGGCACGCCCGGGTCGGGCTTCGGCAGCGGCGGTGAAGGTTACTTCCGTCTGTCGGCATTTGGCCTGCGCGAAAACGTCGAGGAGGCCATCGCCCGCATTCAAGCCAAGCTGCCGGCCTGA